A stretch of DNA from Rattus rattus isolate New Zealand chromosome 1, Rrattus_CSIRO_v1, whole genome shotgun sequence:
TGAAAATGAATCATCCCCTCTGACATGAAGGACTCCACAGAATTTCAACTTGTCTGCATGTGCATCTAGTTATCGATCTATGCTGActtccttctcatttttatttaacttttttgaaCAAAGCACTGAGACAGAACCTTAATGAGGACTTTACTTATCTTTCCCAATACTCTGGCATATAAGAAGTTCTTTTACATTCTGCACACACAATGGCTGCTTAAGAAATAAGTACATGTAAAGCAAAATTAATAATTAAGCTTAATTATTATCTAGGTTTTGGTTgcaaagatggaaggaaatgCTATTGTTTCTTATCTTTCAGATACACAAAGATGAAGACTGCAACCAACATCTACATATTTAACCTGGCTTTGGCAGATGCTTTGGTTACTACCACTATGCCCTTCCAGAGTGCTGTCTACTTGATGAATTCTTGGCCTTTTGGAGATGTTCTGTGCAAGATTGTCATTTCCATTGACTACTACAACATGTTTACCAGCATATTCACCTTGACCATGATGAGTGTGGACCGCTACATTGCCGTGTGCCACCCTGTGAAAGCTTTGGATTTCCGAACACCTTTGAAAGCAAAGATCATCAACATTTGCATTTGGCTACTGGCATCATCTGTTGGTATATCAGCGATAGTCCTTGGAGGCACCAAAGTCAGGGAAGGTAAGAGCCATTTTTTCCATactatttataaaagtaaaagtttTTATGAGGTGAACTTTTACCATGGAAATTAGTGGAACACATATCTATTAGGAAACAGgtaaacaaagcaacaaaaatataattcctaaatccatgaaatattaaaaatgaaacaattgtAAATTTTTCCACCTCTAAACATGGAGTAAGGTGATAACCCTGCCAGAGCATAGATACCCAGAGGCTCTGATTCTTGAAGTTCTCAGTGAACTTAGAAGGACTCTAAattcagagagacagaagactgTATACCCtggcttcctttttatttctcttcttcccataTTTTTACAGAAGCGTTTGATACAGTAAAGTTGCAGTTAACATCATACAAACTCACTTTGGAAACTAGTAGCCTAAACATTTATATCTTAACTAATGATGTGTCAAACCAACTAGAAATTGAGTGTGAAAAATCTTGACAGTATTACCATGGGTTATAAGAAGACACAGTGTGTACATAAAGCCTTTAACTGTTACTGGATCACATCATGCTCATTATTCTTATGTCTGTGAGAAATGGACTCTGCAAGATGGAGATGAATtaaggaaacaaagacaagaaggtTTTGAAAATACAACGTAGCAATCCTATGGcttaccttctttttctctctaaatTGTTAGAGAcacatgtgggttctttttccccttcttgcTTTAAGGTTACCCCTCATATATCCTTTCTTCATTGGTTTAGGTAAGCTCATATTCAGGTTCACAGTTCTTGTCTTATGCAAACAGGGTAGCTACACTTCCCTTGTGTTTATATTACATTGGGATGAGGGATGAAATTGGTTGAGTACTTTAGAATATACCGTTGCCTGGGCTGTATACTTGAAGAATTTGGTTTAATAAAGCTATAGTGTGAACTAGGTTAGTCTGACCTACAACCAAGGTGAGAACAGCTGTCTCGAGAGTTTTGCTTTATTAGCAAAAAAATGAAGCTATGTAAAATATGTTTGATCTTAATAGAGATTCCCTAGAGGGAAGCAGACAAATGGATTGTGAAATATATAAATGCTATCTAATGCTTTTGCAGATGGTCCAGATGTATCCTTTCATAAAAGAGCTTTGTAGTATCTGTGATTACAGATACTGAAAACATATAGCAAGGATTTTTCAGGACATAGTAAAAGGGCAGATGCTAAAATCATCGCTTATCTTACTTGATACATGCAAAGGTTATTTTTGTTCATTCTAGGTGGTTTCTTTTAGTGAAATTTTAGGGTTACAGCAAAACTGAAATGGAAAGAGTAGAATTTCAATTTGTCTCTTActaccacacatgcacattatCAATATGTCCATTAAAGTGGCACATTTGTCAGAGTTCAGCTTGAAATAACACATTATCAGCTGAAGTTGATAGCTTATGTTAGGGACCATTCTTAGTGCTGTATTCGCTATAGCTTTTCCTCTAAACTGTGTTGTGAGTTTCCAGCACAGCTACAGCAGGTGATAGACTAAGACACTTGTCAAGTGTATTAAACAAGCAGTTACAAAGATTAGTAACCATACACTGCGATACGTTTTGTTGCCTAgattaaagggaaaataaattgcAAGAAACTCTTCAGAAGGTCAGGTATCTGTGCATCACAAGTCTCACTCAGGAGCAATGCTCTTCACGCTCTAGGGGGAGACCATTCTGAGCAAGAAAAGGTGATAGATGACTTTCCAGGGCAAAGGAAGATCTGGTTTTATATCTTATGCTCTACTTGCAGGTTTCAACACTTTATTACTGCTCACATTTTTCAGAGAGTGATACCCTAGAAGAATGAGTTTCAGTTAGGCttttgaaggaagaaatgaagagagatgGGTTTCTCAGGTGTATATTGCTGGAGACAAATATATTGATGCCAAAGAAAATATGCACCAATGTCAGTAAGGATTAATTTGTGCAgcaaaaaagaagattaaaatgaTCTCATAGGATAcctgttctttccttttgttgttgttcaaggattttgtttatattataaaAGATGATTTTTGTGGACTGCATTCATTTTGTACTGTTGCGCCATGCTGTCTGCTAAGATTGTTGTAGAGCTAGGGATTTTAGGGATTTAGGGCTGgctggttttgttctttaacaTGCAAGTAACATTCGTCACCAGCATGAGCCTGAGAGGTTATggctttttaatatgtttatcaGTGTCTACTGATGCCCATACAGTACTGAGGACTCTTGTATACAGcagtatatttttactttatgggtATTTTATGTTCAGTATTATGTttctacattatttattttagtaaCTCATACTCTGCCTATCTGCCTATTGCCAGTACTATATAGTAGACAACTCTAGACAAAAACTATAGTCAGGTAAGCTATCTTAAGGATGGGAGAAATAGCCTTCCCTGGGGAATAATCCTCAGTTATACAATAtcaaatggtcatccctgaaaatatACAAGTAAAAGTATACAGACTGAGctggttatatttatatatttaagaatataataCATATGCAAGCAATAGCAATtaaaaagtttctctctctccatatatatgcatacatatatactcagTTTCATGACATACCACCCACCCAGGTtgtttaacattttgttttctgacaatGGTGATGGTTTTTAAACTGTACTTTAAATCTTTTCACATAAGAAGTAACACAAAGATTAAAGTAGATGCTCATTGGTTtctcttggtttgttttcatttacctTTCAAGCTTTTGTTCACATTTCAATGATGCTGAGTGATACTATTAAATCACAACACCTGAGTCATATTTAGTCATATTTCATTATCAATTCTTATGGACCCACATAAACAGTTGATGTTTTAAGACAAGTCGGTATTTGTTAAATCCAGTAGAGAGATTAAAAATGTTCAGTCATTTATCAGAAATAGatggtgactttttaaaaatgttaactcTTGTCAGAGCTGTGGGTGTGGGAACATTGTTAAGacacaaaatacaaatatgtaCCACAATAAAAGTAAACAGTTTAGCTCCTCTGAAAGCCACAAATGTCAAGACAACCTTCACAGCTGGATGAATCATATTGTTAGCCAGCTTtgcttgtttattctttgaaacaCTCTGTGTTTGACAACAGCTCTgtagaaacttttttttattgactGCTCAATATAGTGGACCATCAATTTCTGATTTGCTGTTCTCCTTCCAGTACTATCTCACTATATCTGGACCTCTGAAAACAAAGGCACTGGTTAATGTAAAACACTGCAGTCACAGTACAGACAGTAACAGGATTCTCTGTCATTTTGTTGTCTCTGGTCACCTCTGGCAGATGTGGATATCATTGAATGCTCCTTGCAGTTTCCTGATGATGAATATTCCTGGTGGGACCTCTTCATGAAGATCTGTGTCTTCGTCTTTGCCTTTGTCATCCCTGTCCTAATCATCATTGTCTGCTACACTCTGATGATCCTGCGCTTGAAGAGTGTCCGGCTCCTCTCGGGCTCTCGAGAGAAGGACCGAAATCTCCGCCGGATCACCAAGCTGGTGCTGGTAGTGGTTGCAGTCTTCATCATCTGTTGGACCCCCATCCACATCTTTATCCTGGTGGAGGCTCTAGGCAGCACCTCCCACAGCACAGCCGTCCTCTCTAGCTATTACTTCTGCATTGCCTTGGGTTATACCAACAGCAGCTTGAATCCTGTTCTCTATGCCTTTCTTGATGAAAACTTCAAGCGGTGTTTTAGGGACTTCTGCTTCCCTATTAAGATGCGAATGGAGCGCCAGAGCACAAACAGAGTTAGAAACACAGTTCAGGATCCTGCTTCCATGAGGGATGTGGGTGGGATGAATAAGCCAGTATGACTAGTCGTGGAAATGTCTTCCTATTGTTCTCCGGGTAGAGAAGAGTTCAATGATCTTGGTTTAACCCAGATTACCACTGCAGTCTGAAGAGGAAAGATGAGGTATTCAATAATTTAGCCATGTTATGCAATCTAAAGGTGCAGGGCACATTAGTGATCTGGCTGAGTAGGGGCAGCAAATGTGAAGAACAGAGCACACGTCCTGGCAACAATACACCTCTTTCCTAGGACAGAGGAGAAGGCAATCTAATCTCAACCCTTCAATAAACAGACAGCACTCTTTCTTCTGGTCCCCTTGATTTAGTGCACCGCCATCTGTGTGGCCTTTCTGTGTAACATAGTTCCAAAGctctagagaaaaaaatgaaagaaaaagtgcaTTCGATCCAAAACTTACTGGGCACCCAACCTTCGCATTAACACAAGCAAAACCAACTTCATATACAATGAGGCCATACCAAGGGTCATATCCAACTCACTTTCTGCTGGTGATCATGTCTTAGGTGTGATGAGAGTGAAACTTAGGAAGAACTTGGACTCAGACCCTGACACTGGGGGAGAACACCATATTGACATTTGTGAACCTATTTAAAGTTGTGGGTGTTCTCTTCTCACAGTGTCTAATGCCTTGAAAAACTACAGTTGCTTCTTAAGGTCTCTGGTTTTTAGCATGCTATTCAGGAAGATAATCTTCTGAGAAAACATGAACTGATATTAAAAGAATGAAGCTTAAATACCAGCAAAGTGTGTGTAatttcatctgtaaatagtgGTCTGTATATAAATAAGGACCAGGTTTTCCTGTCCTGCCTGTACATTTCTCAAGGATGCCGTAGACACACCCCTGGAAGCCTGGAGAGTTCATGTTGAGATATTTTGCTTCACTATAAGTTACTTTCTTGGATTTGGTCTTGGTGTGATTTCTACTAGATTCCTAAAACATCATTTACTGTAACACTGATCATAACTTGGTGTTAACAATTCCCCAAACTTTAAATTCATTCTAAAGTGTTAGCATTGATCAAATCTACTTTGTGGTAGCATCtgtttgtaaacacacacatatagccaGATTCTCTACTCAGGTAGAggaagttgctttgatcatgtaCACATTCAAATGTTATGCTCTGGCTTTCCACAGAAAGTGGAATTGTTtcaaaatgcatgctgaaaaagGAAATAGGGTTTGAGATGGCTTAGCACAATTTGCATGGTATTGAGTAAGAGGGTACCTGTGGAAGTTGCTATCTGAGAAGTCCATTTAGGATACTTTTGCTAAATCTTCCAAGTGAATATAAATTATCCATCCTTTCCTTCAAAACTTATAGTTCAGAGATAATAagaggattttttgttttgtttttgacaattttccttgaaagaagaaagggataatttaaaaataacatctatTTCTAAGCTTGCATATGGTGAGGGCAGCACCCCTTGGGGTCTAATAGATGATCTGATGTGTAAACCTGGATACTGTAGGCACAGTTACATCTGTAAGTTCTCACCACCAGCTGTCTCACGGGTGTTGTTCTCTCACTTTCTGGAGATGGAGGCCTGTATAAAGGTATGACACACTCTCCAGAGTCACTGCCATTATGTTTAATTCCATATGAGACATTTATGCAGCTGAATTCAATGGCAATGACATTGCAGAGATATTTTATAGTGAAGATTAAATGctcttttgagtatttcttaaattTCACTGAATACCTTGATGCTCTGGAATTCTTTTGTAATGACACATAGCTAGAATTTATTAAGAGACAGGTATTAATGTAGATTTAAGCATGAAGTCTGACAGAGGGCAATAGACCTATAAAAGAGGGACATGCCCTAGAGTGGACAcaaacttcttttaaaacttgctgttgatattattattactattattattattattattattattattattattattcatgtgAGGGCATGCATTATGGCatgcatatagaggtcagaggacagctttgcacagtcacttctctttctttcacatGTGTTCTGGGGATGGTACCCACATCAACTGTCCTGCATTGTCGAGTAGCATGTACCTTCACTGAGCTATCTTACCAGCCCAGAGTACAGCTTTCTTATAAGAGAGAGTCACCATCCTTGCATTCTTAAAACTAGATATCTAATAGATAAGAATGACTTAAATATTGGGAAATATTAACCCAATAGTTGAAAACTTTGGCTATTATAGTTAAGAGATCTATGTGTGGACAAAGCAGTTCCTGAACAAATCCTTCTGAAAAGCCTCTACAGTACAGTAAGATGCAGGAGATGCTTATAGATTCTTccccagagaaacaaaacaaaacacaatgtggTTATCACATCACCTAGGGATGGAGTTAGAATGATGAGTTCTTTATCATTCCATGTGCTCTCCTAATATCTCTGTTTCCTGCACTTTCTGATACATAAGTTTGAATCCCATGGAAGGGACAAGAATAGCTTTACTGCCATTGAGATCTATTCTGACTTCCCCATGATCCTCAGGTTGAAAGTGAAGAATAGATGACAGCCACTTTAGGATactaatttaaagaataataaacagACTTAGACACTGGAAGAAAAGTATCAATTACATATAAGTGTTTTACTGTTGaactatatacatgtacatgtatacatgaaaGAGAGCAGattcatacatatgtgcacatgtgcatgataCTAGATGGCAGTGGTCATACTACTGTGTTTGCTTAATGCAAACAGTGCATTTGTCTAACTCCACATCCTCAAGTGACTCCTCATCTTTGAGGTCCCCAGAAGCCTTTTCCATTAAAGAAAGAAGGATTTGCTTGCTATGTCTGAGACCTTGAGATCAACCCTACCTGGCCTCTATCTTCCCATTCTAGTAgcaaattttgaaaaacaaaatttgtttgGAGATATAAGAAGAATATTTGAGAAAAGTGTTTAATTTTGTGATTGATATGTTAGGTTGTTGTTAAACTTGTTTCTAACAATTTATAGATATTGCATCTAATACTGGGACATAAAATGGATACAATCAAAGAATATAGGCTTTAAGTGAATTTTAAGGACAACCTATGACAAATTTGTATGTCAttgtacaaattttatttttcaagaaagaGTTGTTTTGGTGGGTTTCTATCAGTATGCAAGTCCCATAAGGTTAAAAATTAGCTCAGACCTTGACAATTTTCCTATCTGAAACTCAAAAGTGTGTTCTTTACCATATCaatattg
This window harbors:
- the Oprk1 gene encoding kappa-type opioid receptor, which codes for MESPIQIFRGEPGPTCAPSACLLPNSSSWFPNWAESDSNGSVGSEDQQLEPAHISPAIPVIITAVYSVVFVVGLVGNSLVMFVIIRYTKMKTATNIYIFNLALADALVTTTMPFQSAVYLMNSWPFGDVLCKIVISIDYYNMFTSIFTLTMMSVDRYIAVCHPVKALDFRTPLKAKIINICIWLLASSVGISAIVLGGTKVREDVDIIECSLQFPDDEYSWWDLFMKICVFVFAFVIPVLIIIVCYTLMILRLKSVRLLSGSREKDRNLRRITKLVLVVVAVFIICWTPIHIFILVEALGSTSHSTAVLSSYYFCIALGYTNSSLNPVLYAFLDENFKRCFRDFCFPIKMRMERQSTNRVRNTVQDPASMRDVGGMNKPV